The following coding sequences are from one Carassius auratus strain Wakin chromosome 47, ASM336829v1, whole genome shotgun sequence window:
- the LOC113065211 gene encoding transmembrane 4 L6 family member 1-like encodes MCSLGFARSLGFALIPLATCCIVANVLLFFPDGKVNFVYDEHVTTYVWYFMGIGGGGLVMLIPACVFLGMGKCADSCGTDSCAMCGSVFAALLGLAGSAYCFLISAVALLNGPYCFTLLGWMSPFENDGGRYLFARERWSECIQPAHIVEWNVTLLSILLGLSTLEFLICFLQFISGLVNAVCRPCCYKQEYSLNA; translated from the exons ATGTGTTCTCTGGGCTTTGCCAGGTCTCTTGGTTTCGCCCTCATCCCTCTCGCCACCTGCTGCATCGTGGCTAACGTCCTGCTCTTCTTTCCTGATGGAAAGGTGAACTTCGTCTATGATGAGCATGTGACCACATATGTCTGGTACTTCATGGGAATCGGAGGAGGTGGTTTGGTG ATGCTGATACCGGCCTGCGTGTTTCTGGGAATGGGGAAGTGTGCGGATTCCTGTGGAACAGACAGCTGTGCG atgtgtggtTCAGTGTTTGCGGCTCTGCTGGGATTAGCCGGCTCTGCATACTGCTTCCTGATCTCCGCTGTGGCGCTCTTGAACGGGCCGTATTGCTTCACTCTGTTGGGATGGATGTCTCCTTTTGAGAACGATGGTGGAAG GTATCTGTTTGCTCGAGAGAGGTGGTCCGAATGCATCCAGCCGGCACACATAGTGGAGTGGAATGTGACGCTGCTGTCCATCCTGTTGGGTCTCAGCACCCTGGAGTTCCTCATCTGTTTCCTGCAGTTCATCAGCGGACTGGTTAATGCAGTGTGCCGGCCGTGCTGCTACAAACAGGAGTACAGTCTTAATGCTTGA